In one window of Miscanthus floridulus cultivar M001 chromosome 12, ASM1932011v1, whole genome shotgun sequence DNA:
- the LOC136496871 gene encoding probable F-box protein At2g36090, whose product MLTTTIEDLHADVLGCALRRLDGRSLAAASCATAALRALATDPETWRALCLAEWPSLALLAAQPQRRQLLAALPPQRLFADAHPFPSADADTGCVLGGGDGLLPLPVPAGELLVSAVDVYYRGAPLLSRVVETPASSSWFLASPFRVEALERKKPAPATEAAAAAAPSPAELELSWVVVDPARGRAVNVSSRRPVAVDRHWYTGETLARFAVVLGGCKFEATVACSEGAAGWHAISEVTLAVEDADGAAVSGEGTLRLLAAAMEAPRKGGESEPEEAKRRYLEFVKRKKGRKESKARREALVDLCCSAASAVVVLTCLAAVALR is encoded by the coding sequence ATGCTGACCACGACGATCGAGGACCTCCACGCCGACGTGCTGGGCTGCGCGCTGCGGCGCCTGGACGGGCGGTCGCTGGCCGCGGCCAGCTGCGCCACGGCCGCGCTCCGGGCGCTGGCCACGGACCCGGAGACGTGGCGCGCGCTCTGCCTCGCCGAGTGGCCGTCGCTGGCGCTGCTGGCGGCCCAGCCCCAGCGCCGCCAGCTGCTCGCCGCGCTCCCGCCGCAGCGGCTCTTCGCCGACGCGCATCCGTTCCCGTCCGCGGACGCGGACACCGGGTGCGTCCTCGGCGGAGGAGAcggcctcctccccctccccgttCCCGCCGGGGAGCTGCTGGTCTCCGCGGTGGACGTCTACTACAGGGGCGCTCCCCTGCTCTCCCGCGTGGTGGAGACGCCCGCGTCGTCGTCGTGGTTCCTCGCGTCGCCGTTCCGCGTGGAGGCCCTCGAGCGAAAAAAGCCGGCGCCGGCGACGGAGGCCGCCGCTGCTGCGGCGCCCTCGCCGGCGGAGCTGGAGCTGAGCTGGGTGGTCGTGGACCCGGCCCGCGGCCGCGCGGTGAACGTCTCCAGCCGGCGCCCCGTGGCGGTGGACCGCCACTGGTACACGGGCGAGACGCTGGCGCGGTTCGCCGTGGTGCTGGGAGGGTGCAAGTTCGAGGCCACCGTCGCCTGCTCCGAGGGCGCTGCTGGCTGGCACGCCATCAGCGAGGTCACCCTGGCCGTGGAGGACGCCGACGGCGCGGCGGTCAGCGGCGAGGGCACGCTGCGGCTCCTCGCCGCGGCGATGGAGGCCCCCCGGAAGGGAGGGGAGAGCGAGCCCGAGGAGGCCAAGAGGCGGTACCTCGAGTTCGTCAAGCgcaagaaggggaggaaggaGAGCAAGGCGCGCCGCGAGGCGCTCGTGGACCTCTGCTGCTCCGCTGCCAGCGCTGTCGTCGTGCTCACCTGCCTCGCCGCTGTAGCGCTCCGGTGA
- the LOC136496873 gene encoding small RNA-binding protein 11, chloroplastic-like — MAMAALREASRCLASRGSPAAARPMLLAQSRGITYKLFVGGLSQFATEESLSEAFSRYGQVIEATVVRDKVTDIPKGFGFVKFASPEEANNAREEMNGKALNGRVIYVDIAKAKPDRATDALPIARGPPKPISND; from the exons atggccatggcggcgctgcGGGAGGCCTCCCGCTGCCTGGCGTCCAGGGGGAGCCCTGCGGCCGCGCGACCCATGCTCCTCGCGCAGTCGCGCGGCATCACTTACAAGCTCTTCGTCGGAG GTTTATCACAATTTGCAACTGAGGAAAGCCTATCAGAAGCATTCTCACGTTACGGACAAGTAATAGAAG CTACCGTCGTCAGGGATAAGGTGACCGACATACCAAAAGGATTCGGCTTCGTGAAATTTGCTTCCCCGGAGGAAGCCAATAACGCGAGGGAAGAGATGAACGGCAAG GCATTGAACGGTCGGGTCATATACGTGGACATCGCAAAGGCCAAACCGGACCGTGCTACAGATGCTCTCCCAATAGCGAGAGGTCCTCCTAAGCCAATTAGCAACGACTGA